Within the Borrelia parkeri genome, the region TTGTAACACTCTTTGAATCTCTCCCACTGAAAAATCCTTTAAAACTTCTTCAACAATAGCTCCATAATCTTTTTTAAAAATATCAAGAATATTTTGAACATCTTGACGTGTCAAAATCTCACAAGCATGCCTCTTAATAAGTTCAGTCATATGAGTAGCAATAATTGAAGGAGGATCAACTACAGTATAACCCAATTTTTCAGCAATTTCTCTCCCATTATCATTTACCCAAAGAGATGGAAGTCCAAATGAAGGATCTTTTGTAAGATCCCCTTCAATACCAGAATCAGATCCCACATTTATAACCAAAAATTTACCCAACTTAATTTCCCCATGTCCAATCTCTACTCCTCTAAGCTTAAATGAATACTCATTTGGTTCAAGTCGCATATTATCCACTATTCTAATCTTAGGCACAACTATTCCCAATTCAAGAGCAATTTCACGACGTATTTTTACAATACGATCAAGAAGTTCTGAGGTCTTTGAATCATCAACTATTGGAACAAGATTATACCCAATCTCTAAAGCCAATGGATCTAGTGGCACTACAGGAGCAATTTCCTTATCAGCATAACTTAATATTTGCTCTTCGGCTTTTTGTCTTTCATAAAGTTCTCTATTCCTATCTAAGTTAGATAGTGAATAAGCTAAAAAGGCTATCAACACACCTAAAAGAATGAGTATTAATGTAGGAAATCCTGGAAGAAATGCCAAAAATAATAAAAAACCAGATACAATCCAATAAATTCCTGAATAGGAAGTAAATTGTTCAACAATCTCTACTCCAAAACTATTTTTTGATATCGATCTAGTAACAATAAGCCCTGTTGCTGTTGAAATTAACAACGCTGGAAGCTGAGAAACAAGTCCATCCCCAACAGTCAAAGACACATAATTATTGATCGCATCGCTAAAACTAAGTCCTTGAAGAGTAACCCCTATTATAAGTCCTCCAAGAATATTTATAAGCGTTATTAAAAATCCAACCTTCACATTGCCTGATACAAATTTAGAAGCACCATCCATAGCACCATAAAAATTTACTTCAGCTTGCAAATCATTTTTCTGCCTTGTAGCTTCCTCTTCTGTTAAATTTCCAGAACTATAGGCAGAATCAATAGCCATCTGTTTTCCAGGAAGAGCATCAAGAGCAAAACGAGCGGCTACTTCAGCAACTCTTGTAGCACCCTTAGTGATAACAATAAATTGAACTGCAATTATAATAAGAAATATTATAAAACCAATAAAGAGACCTTGTGTTCCAGAACTTCCAACAACAAATGTTCCAAAGGCCCTTATCATTTGACCATCAAAACTTATTCCTTTTACCAAAATTAATCTAGTAGAAGAAATATTTAAAACAAGACCAAAAATGGTCATTACAAGTAAAAGTGTTGGAAAAACTGAAAAATCAAGTGAACGTTTAGAATAAAGAACAATAAGCATAACTAAAAGACTTATTACCAAATTAACAGCAATCAAAGCATCTAAAATAAATGCAGGAAGAGGCAAAATAAAACTAGCAACAACAAGTATTAAGCCAACTGAAACTACCAAGTCCGCTTTATTATTAAGTCCAAAATATACTAATACAGAATTTTTTCTTGCATCCAACAACTTAACCTCTAATTAAATTTCTTAGCAATAGAATACACTTTCACAAGAATTTTAGAAACAATTTCCCAATATTCTCTTGGAATTTCTTCATTAACATCAACATTAGCATAAAGATCCCTTGCAAGGGGCTTATTTTCCATCACAGGAATATTATTTTCCCTGGCAATTTGTTTAATTACAAATGCAATTTCATCTTGACCCTTTGCAAGGACCCTTGGTGCTAACATAGTATTACTATCCCACTTAATAGCAACAGCAAAATGTTCCGGATTTGTAATTACTACATCCGCTTGAGGAACTGTTACTTTTAAATTAGCATTCAAAATTTCTCTCATTCGCTCCCGCATTCTAGAACGAAGCAGAGGATCTCCTTCCATTTCTTTTCTCTCTTGCTTTACCTCTTCTTTTGTCATTTTCAAATTTTC harbors:
- the flhA gene encoding flagellar biosynthesis protein FlhA, which produces MLDARKNSVLVYFGLNNKADLVVSVGLILVVASFILPLPAFILDALIAVNLVISLLVMLIVLYSKRSLDFSVFPTLLLVMTIFGLVLNISSTRLILVKGISFDGQMIRAFGTFVVGSSGTQGLFIGFIIFLIIIAVQFIVITKGATRVAEVAARFALDALPGKQMAIDSAYSSGNLTEEEATRQKNDLQAEVNFYGAMDGASKFVSGNVKVGFLITLINILGGLIIGVTLQGLSFSDAINNYVSLTVGDGLVSQLPALLISTATGLIVTRSISKNSFGVEIVEQFTSYSGIYWIVSGFLLFLAFLPGFPTLILILLGVLIAFLAYSLSNLDRNRELYERQKAEEQILSYADKEIAPVVPLDPLALEIGYNLVPIVDDSKTSELLDRIVKIRREIALELGIVVPKIRIVDNMRLEPNEYSFKLRGVEIGHGEIKLGKFLVINVGSDSGIEGDLTKDPSFGLPSLWVNDNGREIAEKLGYTVVDPPSIIATHMTELIKRHACEILTRQDVQNILDIFKKDYGAIVEEVLKDFSVGEIQRVLQGLLKEQVSIRNLVTIFETIADFTSITKDTFFLIEKCRQAIGRQIVSGYLNSNLELNVITINPEFEQKIIDSRFETNNDLISSLDPNLKTKFIYELFRLVNEVQSQGYYPVILSSESARPVIRVLTSRELPDIVVISVLEVPKNVKVNVLKTVEVEE